A single genomic interval of Helicoverpa armigera isolate CAAS_96S chromosome 22, ASM3070526v1, whole genome shotgun sequence harbors:
- the LOC110377038 gene encoding ataxin-2-like protein isoform X4 gives MNNKRKNRQGPPRSPRGRVVPEGVYNNAHFMHAATSHVGDIVQVLTQSGSLWEGVFKTFSAQFEVVLEVAHRVDQEGVVAVDSVVEKLIFKPQDVVSIRAKDSDLEYATHDVFQTDSAISSKFNGVAAGNGRTGEERYLEPWDGCDAEVGEAPQVNGDALLEELELDHRANGWDANDMFRKNEEVYGVHSTYDHSLAGYTLPLQRKDTQDYRDAEAKAEEIAAEIENAASSKARIELENGDEEERFAAVVRPQDAAAAGKYVIPNKRKNMQTGKLVKPGPANNGGSPPVGRAGPAPPKDKEHRAARPHLTPPADRRQDDTFPVAALGAGAGGKSYAAQAAQGGYHVPPFPPHQQHQPPSSANKVNGEPRAPPHPRQGFPPHHHHNPPPPGDVHSRPPRHHAPPPEPRRQDDVQELRKFSQDFKLVAGAPPAPPPALPPQPQPQPPPPLNPQPTMSVGGSQPPPAPSPPEVSANVCAADHAKPARPTKHDTPNAHKQPTPAPKGESPSTEDRSAPSASPPSSASPSMERVAAIKKSTLNPNAKEFNPAAKPFTPRSPSTPNPSRPHTPGTPSGVGVGVGVGVGGVGVNLGGVSVMGPGVSYVPAPHPPPPMQCYPQVAAVPYAMMAAAAAAAQQPPAYLPHPHPAMEMGCDCRQYAPPIFMLPDKRDRPDALAYGAMGGGGGVAGVTGGGGQPPMQSQQQRNFRKVGVGSGMQVAAATGQPLLAPAPMQQFMPYPHPHPAPHPAQPALQYQHMVRMYHGGVGGSVGAVSGVGGGGGEVPVQTQVGYAPPPAPSPAAASPALYPPPSPAHTPHPHPHQHPHPHHHFQQPPFQAYHQVLCPLMGPGGSGAHHHHHHHLAYLNHAPPTASPPQPHPHSLQ, from the exons ATCACCACGCGGGCGAGTGGTGCCGGAAGGCGTGTACAATAACGCGCACTTCATGCACGCAGCGACGTCGCACGTCGGCGACATCGTGCAGGTGCTCACGCAGTCAGGCAGCCTCTGGGAAGGCGTCTTCAAGACTTTCAGCGCTCAATTTGAG GTTGTGTTAGAAGTGGCTCACCGCGTGGACCAAGAGGGCGTCGTGGCGGTGGACTCGGTGGTTGAGAAGCTGATCTTCAAGCCGCAGGATGTGGTCTCCATCAGGGCCAAGGACTCAGACCTCGAGTACGCCACACACGATGTGTTCCAGACTGATAGTGCTATATCTAGCAAATTTAATG GTGTCGCCGCAGGCAACGGTAGGACTGGCGAGGAACGCTACCTGGAGCCTTGGGACGGCTGCGACGCGGAAGTAGGCGAGGCTCCCCAAGTGAACGGAGACGCCTTGCTCGAGGAGCTGGAGCTGGACCACCGCGCCAACGGCTGGGACGCCAACGATATGTTCCGCAAGAACGAAGAGGTGTACGGCGTGCATAGCACCTACGACCACTCGTTAGCTGGTTATACCCTGCCGCTGCAGAGGAAGGATACTCAGGATTATAG GGACGCGGAAGCGAAAGCCGAGGAGATAGCGGCGGAGATCGAGAACGCGGCGTCGTCGAAGGCGCGCATCGAGCTGGAGAACGGCGACGAGGAGGAACGCTTCGCAGCCGTCGTGCGGCCGCAggacgccgccgccgccggcaaGTACGTCATACCCAACAAGAGGAAGAATATGCAG ACGGGCAAGCTAGTGAAGCCAGGGCCGGCCAACAACGGCGGGTCCCCGCCCGTGGGGCGCGCGGGCCCCGCGCCGCCCAAGGATAAGGAGCatcgcgccgcccgcccgcacCTCACGCCGCCCGCTGACCGACGCCAGGACGATACT TTCCCGGTGGCGGCGctgggcgcgggcgcgggcggcaaGAGCTACGCGGCGCAGGCGGCGCAGGGCGGCTACCACGTGCCGCCCTTCCCGCCGCACCAGCAGCACCA GCCTCCGAGCAGTGCGAACAAAGTTAACGGAGAGCCGCGAGCTCCGCCACACCCGCGGCAAGGTTTCCCACCACATCATCATCAC AACCCACCGCCTCCAGGCGACGTGCACAGCCGGCCGCCTCGACATCACGCTCCACCTCCGGAACCAAGGAGGCAGGACGATGTACAG GAGCTGCGCAAGTTCAGCCAGGACTTCAAGCTGGTGGCGGgcgccccgcccgcgccgccgcccgcgctgccgccgcagccgcagccgcagccgccgccgccgctcaaCCCGCAGCCCACG ATGTCAGTGGGCGGCAGCCAGCCGCCGCCGGCGCCGAGCCCGCCGGAGGTGTCGGCCAACGTGTGTGCCGCCGACCACGCCAAGCCCGCCCGCCCAACCAAGCACGACACGCCCAATGCGCATAAG cAGCCAACTCCAGCTCCAAAAGGCGAGTCCCCCAGCACAGAGGACCGGTCAGCACCCTCCGCATCGCCGCCGTCGTCGGCGTCGCCCAGCATGGAGCGCGTGGCGGCCATCAAGAAGTCCACGCTCAACCCCAACGCCAAGGAGTTCAACCCCGCCGCCAAGCCCTTCACGCCGCGCAGCCCCAGCACACCCAACCCCAGCCG accACACACGCCAGGCACGCCATCAGGCGTGGGCGTGGGTGTGGGAGTGGGCGTGGGCGGCGTTGGCGTGAACCTGGGCGGCGTCAGCGTCATGGGCCCCGGCGTCAGCTACGTGCCCGCGCCGCACCCGCCGCCGCCCATG CAATGTTACCCACAGGTGGCGGCCGTGCCGTACGCGATGATGgccgccgcagccgccgccgctCAGCAGCCGCCAGCGTATCTGCCGCACCCACATCCTGCT ATGGAGATGGGCTGCGACTGCCGGCAGTACGCGCCGCCTATATTCATGCTGCCCGACAAGCGAGACCGCCCCGACGCG CTTGCATATGGAGCCATGGGCGGCGGCGGAGGCGTGGCCGGCGTCACAGGGGGAGGCGGACAGCCCCCCATGCAGTCACAGCAGCAGAGAAACTTTAGGAAAG TGGGCGTAGGTTCGGGCATGCAGGTGGCCGCCGCCACGGGACAGCCGCTCCTGGCGCCGGCGCCCATGCAGCAGTTCATGCCGTACCCGCATCCACATCCAGCGCCTCATCCCGCGCAGCCGGCGTTGCAGTATCAGCATATG GTACGCATGTACCACGGCGGCGTCGGCGGCTCAGTGGGCGCAGTATCAGGCGTGGGCGGCGGCGGGGGCGAAGTCCCGGTGCAGACGCAGGTGGGGtacgcgccgccgcccgcgccgtcGCCCGCGGCCGCGTCGCCCGCGCTCTACCCGCCGCCCTCGCCGGCGCACACGCCGCATCCCCACCCGCATCAGCATCCACACCCTCATCATCACTTCCAGCAGCCGCCGTTCCAG GCGTACCACCAGGTGCTGTGTCCGCTGATGGGCCCGGGCGGGTCGGGCGCCCACCACCACCATCACCACCACCTCGCCTACCTCAACCACGCGCCACCCACCGCGTCGCCGCCGCAGCCACATCCCCACTCGCTACAG TGA
- the LOC110377038 gene encoding ataxin-2-like protein isoform X2, whose protein sequence is MNNKRKNRQGPPRSPRGRVVPEGVYNNAHFMHAATSHVGDIVQVLTQSGSLWEGVFKTFSAQFEVVLEVAHRVDQEGVVAVDSVVEKLIFKPQDVVSIRAKDSDLEYATHDVFQTDSAISSKFNGVAAGNGRTGEERYLEPWDGCDAEVGEAPQVNGDALLEELELDHRANGWDANDMFRKNEEVYGVHSTYDHSLAGYTLPLQRKDTQDYRDAEAKAEEIAAEIENAASSKARIELENGDEEERFAAVVRPQDAAAAGKYVIPNKRKNMQTGKLVKPGPANNGGSPPVGRAGPAPPKDKEHRAARPHLTPPADRRQDDTFPVAALGAGAGGKSYAAQAAQGGYHVPPFPPHQQHQPPSSANKVNGEPRAPPHPRQGFPPHHHHNPPPPGDVHSRPPRHHAPPPEPRRQDDVQELRKFSQDFKLVAGAPPAPPPALPPQPQPQPPPPLNPQPTMSVGGSQPPPAPSPPEVSANVCAADHAKPARPTKHDTPNAHKQPTPAPKGESPSTEDRSAPSASPPSSASPSMERVAAIKKSTLNPNAKEFNPAAKPFTPRSPSTPNPSRPHTPGTPSGVGVGVGVGVGGVGVNLGGVSVMGPGVSYVPAPHPPPPMQCYPQVAAVPYAMMAAAAAAAQQPPAYLPHPHPAMEMGCDCRQYAPPIFMLPDKRDRPDALAYGAMGGGGGVAGVTGGGGQPPMQSQQQRNFRKGSGMQVAAATGQPLLAPAPMQQFMPYPHPHPAPHPAQPALQYQHMVRMYHGGVGGSVGAVSGVGGGGGEVPVQTQVGYAPPPAPSPAAASPALYPPPSPAHTPHPHPHQHPHPHHHFQQPPFQAYHQVLCPLMGPGGSGAHHHHHHHLAYLNHAPPTASPPQPHPHSLQGVLVPGGGAATPGAGHP, encoded by the exons ATCACCACGCGGGCGAGTGGTGCCGGAAGGCGTGTACAATAACGCGCACTTCATGCACGCAGCGACGTCGCACGTCGGCGACATCGTGCAGGTGCTCACGCAGTCAGGCAGCCTCTGGGAAGGCGTCTTCAAGACTTTCAGCGCTCAATTTGAG GTTGTGTTAGAAGTGGCTCACCGCGTGGACCAAGAGGGCGTCGTGGCGGTGGACTCGGTGGTTGAGAAGCTGATCTTCAAGCCGCAGGATGTGGTCTCCATCAGGGCCAAGGACTCAGACCTCGAGTACGCCACACACGATGTGTTCCAGACTGATAGTGCTATATCTAGCAAATTTAATG GTGTCGCCGCAGGCAACGGTAGGACTGGCGAGGAACGCTACCTGGAGCCTTGGGACGGCTGCGACGCGGAAGTAGGCGAGGCTCCCCAAGTGAACGGAGACGCCTTGCTCGAGGAGCTGGAGCTGGACCACCGCGCCAACGGCTGGGACGCCAACGATATGTTCCGCAAGAACGAAGAGGTGTACGGCGTGCATAGCACCTACGACCACTCGTTAGCTGGTTATACCCTGCCGCTGCAGAGGAAGGATACTCAGGATTATAG GGACGCGGAAGCGAAAGCCGAGGAGATAGCGGCGGAGATCGAGAACGCGGCGTCGTCGAAGGCGCGCATCGAGCTGGAGAACGGCGACGAGGAGGAACGCTTCGCAGCCGTCGTGCGGCCGCAggacgccgccgccgccggcaaGTACGTCATACCCAACAAGAGGAAGAATATGCAG ACGGGCAAGCTAGTGAAGCCAGGGCCGGCCAACAACGGCGGGTCCCCGCCCGTGGGGCGCGCGGGCCCCGCGCCGCCCAAGGATAAGGAGCatcgcgccgcccgcccgcacCTCACGCCGCCCGCTGACCGACGCCAGGACGATACT TTCCCGGTGGCGGCGctgggcgcgggcgcgggcggcaaGAGCTACGCGGCGCAGGCGGCGCAGGGCGGCTACCACGTGCCGCCCTTCCCGCCGCACCAGCAGCACCA GCCTCCGAGCAGTGCGAACAAAGTTAACGGAGAGCCGCGAGCTCCGCCACACCCGCGGCAAGGTTTCCCACCACATCATCATCAC AACCCACCGCCTCCAGGCGACGTGCACAGCCGGCCGCCTCGACATCACGCTCCACCTCCGGAACCAAGGAGGCAGGACGATGTACAG GAGCTGCGCAAGTTCAGCCAGGACTTCAAGCTGGTGGCGGgcgccccgcccgcgccgccgcccgcgctgccgccgcagccgcagccgcagccgccgccgccgctcaaCCCGCAGCCCACG ATGTCAGTGGGCGGCAGCCAGCCGCCGCCGGCGCCGAGCCCGCCGGAGGTGTCGGCCAACGTGTGTGCCGCCGACCACGCCAAGCCCGCCCGCCCAACCAAGCACGACACGCCCAATGCGCATAAG cAGCCAACTCCAGCTCCAAAAGGCGAGTCCCCCAGCACAGAGGACCGGTCAGCACCCTCCGCATCGCCGCCGTCGTCGGCGTCGCCCAGCATGGAGCGCGTGGCGGCCATCAAGAAGTCCACGCTCAACCCCAACGCCAAGGAGTTCAACCCCGCCGCCAAGCCCTTCACGCCGCGCAGCCCCAGCACACCCAACCCCAGCCG accACACACGCCAGGCACGCCATCAGGCGTGGGCGTGGGTGTGGGAGTGGGCGTGGGCGGCGTTGGCGTGAACCTGGGCGGCGTCAGCGTCATGGGCCCCGGCGTCAGCTACGTGCCCGCGCCGCACCCGCCGCCGCCCATG CAATGTTACCCACAGGTGGCGGCCGTGCCGTACGCGATGATGgccgccgcagccgccgccgctCAGCAGCCGCCAGCGTATCTGCCGCACCCACATCCTGCT ATGGAGATGGGCTGCGACTGCCGGCAGTACGCGCCGCCTATATTCATGCTGCCCGACAAGCGAGACCGCCCCGACGCG CTTGCATATGGAGCCATGGGCGGCGGCGGAGGCGTGGCCGGCGTCACAGGGGGAGGCGGACAGCCCCCCATGCAGTCACAGCAGCAGAGAAACTTTAGGAAAG GTTCGGGCATGCAGGTGGCCGCCGCCACGGGACAGCCGCTCCTGGCGCCGGCGCCCATGCAGCAGTTCATGCCGTACCCGCATCCACATCCAGCGCCTCATCCCGCGCAGCCGGCGTTGCAGTATCAGCATATG GTACGCATGTACCACGGCGGCGTCGGCGGCTCAGTGGGCGCAGTATCAGGCGTGGGCGGCGGCGGGGGCGAAGTCCCGGTGCAGACGCAGGTGGGGtacgcgccgccgcccgcgccgtcGCCCGCGGCCGCGTCGCCCGCGCTCTACCCGCCGCCCTCGCCGGCGCACACGCCGCATCCCCACCCGCATCAGCATCCACACCCTCATCATCACTTCCAGCAGCCGCCGTTCCAG GCGTACCACCAGGTGCTGTGTCCGCTGATGGGCCCGGGCGGGTCGGGCGCCCACCACCACCATCACCACCACCTCGCCTACCTCAACCACGCGCCACCCACCGCGTCGCCGCCGCAGCCACATCCCCACTCGCTACAG GGCGTGCTGGtgccgggcggcggcgcggccacGCCGGGCGCTGGGCACCCGTAA
- the LOC110377038 gene encoding ataxin-2-like protein isoform X5: MNNKRKNRQGPPRSPRGRVVPEGVYNNAHFMHAATSHVGDIVQVLTQSGSLWEGVFKTFSAQFEVVLEVAHRVDQEGVVAVDSVVEKLIFKPQDVVSIRAKDSDLEYATHDVFQTDSAISSKFNGVAAGNGRTGEERYLEPWDGCDAEVGEAPQVNGDALLEELELDHRANGWDANDMFRKNEEVYGVHSTYDHSLAGYTLPLQRKDTQDYRDAEAKAEEIAAEIENAASSKARIELENGDEEERFAAVVRPQDAAAAGKYVIPNKRKNMQTGKLVKPGPANNGGSPPVGRAGPAPPKDKEHRAARPHLTPPADRRQDDTFPVAALGAGAGGKSYAAQAAQGGYHVPPFPPHQQHQPPSSANKVNGEPRAPPHPRQGFPPHHHHNPPPPGDVHSRPPRHHAPPPEPRRQDDVQELRKFSQDFKLVAGAPPAPPPALPPQPQPQPPPPLNPQPTMSVGGSQPPPAPSPPEVSANVCAADHAKPARPTKHDTPNAHKQPTPAPKGESPSTEDRSAPSASPPSSASPSMERVAAIKKSTLNPNAKEFNPAAKPFTPRSPSTPNPSRPHTPGTPSGVGVGVGVGVGGVGVNLGGVSVMGPGVSYVPAPHPPPPMQCYPQVAAVPYAMMAAAAAAAQQPPAYLPHPHPALAYGAMGGGGGVAGVTGGGGQPPMQSQQQRNFRKVGVGSGMQVAAATGQPLLAPAPMQQFMPYPHPHPAPHPAQPALQYQHMVRMYHGGVGGSVGAVSGVGGGGGEVPVQTQVGYAPPPAPSPAAASPALYPPPSPAHTPHPHPHQHPHPHHHFQQPPFQAYHQVLCPLMGPGGSGAHHHHHHHLAYLNHAPPTASPPQPHPHSLQGVLVPGGGAATPGAGHP; encoded by the exons ATCACCACGCGGGCGAGTGGTGCCGGAAGGCGTGTACAATAACGCGCACTTCATGCACGCAGCGACGTCGCACGTCGGCGACATCGTGCAGGTGCTCACGCAGTCAGGCAGCCTCTGGGAAGGCGTCTTCAAGACTTTCAGCGCTCAATTTGAG GTTGTGTTAGAAGTGGCTCACCGCGTGGACCAAGAGGGCGTCGTGGCGGTGGACTCGGTGGTTGAGAAGCTGATCTTCAAGCCGCAGGATGTGGTCTCCATCAGGGCCAAGGACTCAGACCTCGAGTACGCCACACACGATGTGTTCCAGACTGATAGTGCTATATCTAGCAAATTTAATG GTGTCGCCGCAGGCAACGGTAGGACTGGCGAGGAACGCTACCTGGAGCCTTGGGACGGCTGCGACGCGGAAGTAGGCGAGGCTCCCCAAGTGAACGGAGACGCCTTGCTCGAGGAGCTGGAGCTGGACCACCGCGCCAACGGCTGGGACGCCAACGATATGTTCCGCAAGAACGAAGAGGTGTACGGCGTGCATAGCACCTACGACCACTCGTTAGCTGGTTATACCCTGCCGCTGCAGAGGAAGGATACTCAGGATTATAG GGACGCGGAAGCGAAAGCCGAGGAGATAGCGGCGGAGATCGAGAACGCGGCGTCGTCGAAGGCGCGCATCGAGCTGGAGAACGGCGACGAGGAGGAACGCTTCGCAGCCGTCGTGCGGCCGCAggacgccgccgccgccggcaaGTACGTCATACCCAACAAGAGGAAGAATATGCAG ACGGGCAAGCTAGTGAAGCCAGGGCCGGCCAACAACGGCGGGTCCCCGCCCGTGGGGCGCGCGGGCCCCGCGCCGCCCAAGGATAAGGAGCatcgcgccgcccgcccgcacCTCACGCCGCCCGCTGACCGACGCCAGGACGATACT TTCCCGGTGGCGGCGctgggcgcgggcgcgggcggcaaGAGCTACGCGGCGCAGGCGGCGCAGGGCGGCTACCACGTGCCGCCCTTCCCGCCGCACCAGCAGCACCA GCCTCCGAGCAGTGCGAACAAAGTTAACGGAGAGCCGCGAGCTCCGCCACACCCGCGGCAAGGTTTCCCACCACATCATCATCAC AACCCACCGCCTCCAGGCGACGTGCACAGCCGGCCGCCTCGACATCACGCTCCACCTCCGGAACCAAGGAGGCAGGACGATGTACAG GAGCTGCGCAAGTTCAGCCAGGACTTCAAGCTGGTGGCGGgcgccccgcccgcgccgccgcccgcgctgccgccgcagccgcagccgcagccgccgccgccgctcaaCCCGCAGCCCACG ATGTCAGTGGGCGGCAGCCAGCCGCCGCCGGCGCCGAGCCCGCCGGAGGTGTCGGCCAACGTGTGTGCCGCCGACCACGCCAAGCCCGCCCGCCCAACCAAGCACGACACGCCCAATGCGCATAAG cAGCCAACTCCAGCTCCAAAAGGCGAGTCCCCCAGCACAGAGGACCGGTCAGCACCCTCCGCATCGCCGCCGTCGTCGGCGTCGCCCAGCATGGAGCGCGTGGCGGCCATCAAGAAGTCCACGCTCAACCCCAACGCCAAGGAGTTCAACCCCGCCGCCAAGCCCTTCACGCCGCGCAGCCCCAGCACACCCAACCCCAGCCG accACACACGCCAGGCACGCCATCAGGCGTGGGCGTGGGTGTGGGAGTGGGCGTGGGCGGCGTTGGCGTGAACCTGGGCGGCGTCAGCGTCATGGGCCCCGGCGTCAGCTACGTGCCCGCGCCGCACCCGCCGCCGCCCATG CAATGTTACCCACAGGTGGCGGCCGTGCCGTACGCGATGATGgccgccgcagccgccgccgctCAGCAGCCGCCAGCGTATCTGCCGCACCCACATCCTGCT CTTGCATATGGAGCCATGGGCGGCGGCGGAGGCGTGGCCGGCGTCACAGGGGGAGGCGGACAGCCCCCCATGCAGTCACAGCAGCAGAGAAACTTTAGGAAAG TGGGCGTAGGTTCGGGCATGCAGGTGGCCGCCGCCACGGGACAGCCGCTCCTGGCGCCGGCGCCCATGCAGCAGTTCATGCCGTACCCGCATCCACATCCAGCGCCTCATCCCGCGCAGCCGGCGTTGCAGTATCAGCATATG GTACGCATGTACCACGGCGGCGTCGGCGGCTCAGTGGGCGCAGTATCAGGCGTGGGCGGCGGCGGGGGCGAAGTCCCGGTGCAGACGCAGGTGGGGtacgcgccgccgcccgcgccgtcGCCCGCGGCCGCGTCGCCCGCGCTCTACCCGCCGCCCTCGCCGGCGCACACGCCGCATCCCCACCCGCATCAGCATCCACACCCTCATCATCACTTCCAGCAGCCGCCGTTCCAG GCGTACCACCAGGTGCTGTGTCCGCTGATGGGCCCGGGCGGGTCGGGCGCCCACCACCACCATCACCACCACCTCGCCTACCTCAACCACGCGCCACCCACCGCGTCGCCGCCGCAGCCACATCCCCACTCGCTACAG GGCGTGCTGGtgccgggcggcggcgcggccacGCCGGGCGCTGGGCACCCGTAA
- the LOC110377038 gene encoding ataxin-2-like protein isoform X1, whose product MNNKRKNRQGPPRSPRGRVVPEGVYNNAHFMHAATSHVGDIVQVLTQSGSLWEGVFKTFSAQFEVVLEVAHRVDQEGVVAVDSVVEKLIFKPQDVVSIRAKDSDLEYATHDVFQTDSAISSKFNGVAAGNGRTGEERYLEPWDGCDAEVGEAPQVNGDALLEELELDHRANGWDANDMFRKNEEVYGVHSTYDHSLAGYTLPLQRKDTQDYRDAEAKAEEIAAEIENAASSKARIELENGDEEERFAAVVRPQDAAAAGKYVIPNKRKNMQTGKLVKPGPANNGGSPPVGRAGPAPPKDKEHRAARPHLTPPADRRQDDTFPVAALGAGAGGKSYAAQAAQGGYHVPPFPPHQQHQPPSSANKVNGEPRAPPHPRQGFPPHHHHNPPPPGDVHSRPPRHHAPPPEPRRQDDVQELRKFSQDFKLVAGAPPAPPPALPPQPQPQPPPPLNPQPTMSVGGSQPPPAPSPPEVSANVCAADHAKPARPTKHDTPNAHKQPTPAPKGESPSTEDRSAPSASPPSSASPSMERVAAIKKSTLNPNAKEFNPAAKPFTPRSPSTPNPSRPHTPGTPSGVGVGVGVGVGGVGVNLGGVSVMGPGVSYVPAPHPPPPMQCYPQVAAVPYAMMAAAAAAAQQPPAYLPHPHPAMEMGCDCRQYAPPIFMLPDKRDRPDALAYGAMGGGGGVAGVTGGGGQPPMQSQQQRNFRKVGVGSGMQVAAATGQPLLAPAPMQQFMPYPHPHPAPHPAQPALQYQHMVRMYHGGVGGSVGAVSGVGGGGGEVPVQTQVGYAPPPAPSPAAASPALYPPPSPAHTPHPHPHQHPHPHHHFQQPPFQAYHQVLCPLMGPGGSGAHHHHHHHLAYLNHAPPTASPPQPHPHSLQGVLVPGGGAATPGAGHP is encoded by the exons ATCACCACGCGGGCGAGTGGTGCCGGAAGGCGTGTACAATAACGCGCACTTCATGCACGCAGCGACGTCGCACGTCGGCGACATCGTGCAGGTGCTCACGCAGTCAGGCAGCCTCTGGGAAGGCGTCTTCAAGACTTTCAGCGCTCAATTTGAG GTTGTGTTAGAAGTGGCTCACCGCGTGGACCAAGAGGGCGTCGTGGCGGTGGACTCGGTGGTTGAGAAGCTGATCTTCAAGCCGCAGGATGTGGTCTCCATCAGGGCCAAGGACTCAGACCTCGAGTACGCCACACACGATGTGTTCCAGACTGATAGTGCTATATCTAGCAAATTTAATG GTGTCGCCGCAGGCAACGGTAGGACTGGCGAGGAACGCTACCTGGAGCCTTGGGACGGCTGCGACGCGGAAGTAGGCGAGGCTCCCCAAGTGAACGGAGACGCCTTGCTCGAGGAGCTGGAGCTGGACCACCGCGCCAACGGCTGGGACGCCAACGATATGTTCCGCAAGAACGAAGAGGTGTACGGCGTGCATAGCACCTACGACCACTCGTTAGCTGGTTATACCCTGCCGCTGCAGAGGAAGGATACTCAGGATTATAG GGACGCGGAAGCGAAAGCCGAGGAGATAGCGGCGGAGATCGAGAACGCGGCGTCGTCGAAGGCGCGCATCGAGCTGGAGAACGGCGACGAGGAGGAACGCTTCGCAGCCGTCGTGCGGCCGCAggacgccgccgccgccggcaaGTACGTCATACCCAACAAGAGGAAGAATATGCAG ACGGGCAAGCTAGTGAAGCCAGGGCCGGCCAACAACGGCGGGTCCCCGCCCGTGGGGCGCGCGGGCCCCGCGCCGCCCAAGGATAAGGAGCatcgcgccgcccgcccgcacCTCACGCCGCCCGCTGACCGACGCCAGGACGATACT TTCCCGGTGGCGGCGctgggcgcgggcgcgggcggcaaGAGCTACGCGGCGCAGGCGGCGCAGGGCGGCTACCACGTGCCGCCCTTCCCGCCGCACCAGCAGCACCA GCCTCCGAGCAGTGCGAACAAAGTTAACGGAGAGCCGCGAGCTCCGCCACACCCGCGGCAAGGTTTCCCACCACATCATCATCAC AACCCACCGCCTCCAGGCGACGTGCACAGCCGGCCGCCTCGACATCACGCTCCACCTCCGGAACCAAGGAGGCAGGACGATGTACAG GAGCTGCGCAAGTTCAGCCAGGACTTCAAGCTGGTGGCGGgcgccccgcccgcgccgccgcccgcgctgccgccgcagccgcagccgcagccgccgccgccgctcaaCCCGCAGCCCACG ATGTCAGTGGGCGGCAGCCAGCCGCCGCCGGCGCCGAGCCCGCCGGAGGTGTCGGCCAACGTGTGTGCCGCCGACCACGCCAAGCCCGCCCGCCCAACCAAGCACGACACGCCCAATGCGCATAAG cAGCCAACTCCAGCTCCAAAAGGCGAGTCCCCCAGCACAGAGGACCGGTCAGCACCCTCCGCATCGCCGCCGTCGTCGGCGTCGCCCAGCATGGAGCGCGTGGCGGCCATCAAGAAGTCCACGCTCAACCCCAACGCCAAGGAGTTCAACCCCGCCGCCAAGCCCTTCACGCCGCGCAGCCCCAGCACACCCAACCCCAGCCG accACACACGCCAGGCACGCCATCAGGCGTGGGCGTGGGTGTGGGAGTGGGCGTGGGCGGCGTTGGCGTGAACCTGGGCGGCGTCAGCGTCATGGGCCCCGGCGTCAGCTACGTGCCCGCGCCGCACCCGCCGCCGCCCATG CAATGTTACCCACAGGTGGCGGCCGTGCCGTACGCGATGATGgccgccgcagccgccgccgctCAGCAGCCGCCAGCGTATCTGCCGCACCCACATCCTGCT ATGGAGATGGGCTGCGACTGCCGGCAGTACGCGCCGCCTATATTCATGCTGCCCGACAAGCGAGACCGCCCCGACGCG CTTGCATATGGAGCCATGGGCGGCGGCGGAGGCGTGGCCGGCGTCACAGGGGGAGGCGGACAGCCCCCCATGCAGTCACAGCAGCAGAGAAACTTTAGGAAAG TGGGCGTAGGTTCGGGCATGCAGGTGGCCGCCGCCACGGGACAGCCGCTCCTGGCGCCGGCGCCCATGCAGCAGTTCATGCCGTACCCGCATCCACATCCAGCGCCTCATCCCGCGCAGCCGGCGTTGCAGTATCAGCATATG GTACGCATGTACCACGGCGGCGTCGGCGGCTCAGTGGGCGCAGTATCAGGCGTGGGCGGCGGCGGGGGCGAAGTCCCGGTGCAGACGCAGGTGGGGtacgcgccgccgcccgcgccgtcGCCCGCGGCCGCGTCGCCCGCGCTCTACCCGCCGCCCTCGCCGGCGCACACGCCGCATCCCCACCCGCATCAGCATCCACACCCTCATCATCACTTCCAGCAGCCGCCGTTCCAG GCGTACCACCAGGTGCTGTGTCCGCTGATGGGCCCGGGCGGGTCGGGCGCCCACCACCACCATCACCACCACCTCGCCTACCTCAACCACGCGCCACCCACCGCGTCGCCGCCGCAGCCACATCCCCACTCGCTACAG GGCGTGCTGGtgccgggcggcggcgcggccacGCCGGGCGCTGGGCACCCGTAA